In one Clostridiisalibacter paucivorans DSM 22131 genomic region, the following are encoded:
- a CDS encoding sensor domain-containing diguanylate cyclase: MNRAFYDVLNNISEGITILNKDLEIVLWNKSMEYLTNRYYTEVINKNIYDVLSGMNKHYFKKSINNVLKNGYKMFFSAAMHKNIIFNKKVNIKISRIEKDNENFILIEFIDIINQYIRIEQLKKYINKLKVTTEKLKEKERTIHKLAYYDGLTGVANRMMFYKIGEDLCQKAKQENKILALMFIDIDKFKNINDTYGHKSGDNVLIRVADILKNNVRNNDIVCRFGGDEFLILLPLTSRQCNCESIASKIINSKDKTLELGNFKINISLSIGISYFPLDGENMDSIIFKADEAMYIAKKNGGNTYYSTKQDK; encoded by the coding sequence TTGAATAGGGCATTTTATGATGTGCTTAATAATATTAGTGAAGGCATAACAATATTAAATAAAGATTTAGAAATAGTGTTATGGAATAAATCCATGGAATATCTTACAAATAGATATTATACAGAAGTAATAAATAAGAATATATATGATGTTTTATCAGGAATGAATAAACATTATTTTAAAAAGTCTATAAATAATGTCTTAAAGAATGGATATAAAATGTTTTTTTCGGCGGCTATGCACAAAAATATAATATTCAATAAAAAGGTTAATATAAAGATAAGTAGAATAGAAAAAGACAATGAAAATTTCATATTAATTGAGTTCATAGATATTATAAATCAGTATATCAGGATAGAACAGCTGAAAAAATACATAAACAAATTGAAAGTTACTACAGAAAAGCTTAAAGAAAAAGAAAGGACTATACATAAACTTGCGTATTATGATGGCTTAACTGGTGTTGCAAATAGAATGATGTTTTATAAGATTGGCGAAGACTTATGTCAAAAGGCTAAACAAGAAAATAAGATATTAGCCCTTATGTTTATAGATATTGATAAATTCAAGAATATAAATGATACTTATGGACATAAATCTGGAGATAATGTCTTGATAAGGGTAGCTGATATATTAAAAAATAATGTTAGAAATAACGATATAGTCTGTAGATTTGGGGGAGATGAATTCTTAATATTATTACCATTGACTTCAAGGCAATGCAATTGCGAATCTATAGCTTCTAAAATAATTAATTCTAAAGATAAGACATTAGAATTAGGTAATTTTAAAATAAATATATCTTTAAGTATAGGTATAAGCTATTTTCCTTTAGATGGTGAAAATATGGATTCTATTATATTTAAAGCAGATGAAGCTATGTATATAGCCAAAAAAAATGGTGGTAATACATACTATTCCACCAAGCAAGATAAGTAG
- a CDS encoding chemotaxis protein CheC, with the protein MSDIYTEDILKELFNISVGKSASVLSDIINKKILLDVPIVKILDVIKESDEFNNYVNQTLDGTLMVSSICFKEKLNGKANLIFPADKMRTFINLCLNMDDIENCDEDIMFNDVDFDVIKEIGNIILNSLIGELANYLELDINYTLPEVKIFDKVDFKKTFDINNYTHTLLLYITFNIDDMEIRGAIIMNLTLTSINEILDKINTIEDDIFE; encoded by the coding sequence ATGAGTGATATCTATACAGAAGACATATTGAAGGAATTGTTTAATATAAGTGTGGGAAAGTCAGCCAGTGTACTGTCAGATATTATAAATAAAAAAATATTGTTAGATGTACCAATTGTAAAGATACTAGATGTTATAAAAGAAAGTGATGAATTCAATAATTATGTAAATCAAACTTTAGATGGTACATTGATGGTATCTTCCATATGTTTTAAGGAAAAACTAAATGGAAAAGCCAATCTTATATTTCCAGCAGACAAGATGAGAACATTTATTAATTTATGTTTGAATATGGATGATATAGAAAATTGCGATGAAGATATAATGTTTAACGATGTAGATTTTGATGTAATAAAGGAAATTGGAAATATAATATTGAACTCTCTTATAGGAGAATTAGCAAATTATCTTGAGTTAGACATAAACTATACTTTACCTGAAGTGAAAATATTCGACAAAGTTGATTTTAAGAAAACTTTTGACATAAATAATTATACTCATACATTATTATTATATATAACATTCAATATAGATGACATGGAAATAAGAGGTGCTATAATAATGAATCTTACATTGACTTCTATAAACGAGATTTTAGACAAAATAAATACGATAGAGGATGATATATTTGAATAG
- a CDS encoding response regulator transcription factor: protein MKILIVDDSIFSQKITGTLLKKEIKDVELYFAADGEEGFKKFRLIDPDYVFVDLLMPRMNGKELTKAIKEYDSEAKIIILSADVQKSVKIEMEEYNIISFINKPFNEEKAKEIIKVIKDDKNNE, encoded by the coding sequence ATGAAAATTTTGATAGTTGATGATTCTATTTTTTCTCAAAAGATAACAGGGACTTTATTAAAAAAAGAGATAAAAGATGTGGAATTATATTTTGCAGCTGACGGAGAAGAGGGGTTTAAAAAGTTTAGATTAATAGATCCAGATTATGTTTTTGTGGATCTGCTTATGCCTAGAATGAATGGTAAAGAACTTACTAAGGCAATAAAAGAATATGATTCAGAAGCAAAGATAATTATACTGTCTGCGGATGTACAGAAGTCTGTGAAAATTGAAATGGAAGAGTATAATATTATAAGTTTCATAAATAAGCCTTTTAATGAAGAGAAGGCAAAGGAAATAATAAAAGTTATAAAGGATGATAAAAATAATGAGTGA
- a CDS encoding GGDEF domain-containing protein has protein sequence MYKYIRNIKIYIIAFLILIASITYIGIYIPMKNELKKATLKNFVLTAKANEMNIQQFLNRCIEGAQGLSSRSMIKKEIIKYKNRDVEFEDLVKYTAQLYKEGYDVLENSIGACRVVDGKIVTQYGIVDTNILSNVSDMQKRLLDIKIIGDKISTIVYSPIKDNNRLLGYDVVFYDMAYVFKDINSGDIEFSIHDSMHLKEMVNFGEKIYVIDGIDILEGEEYTGYIKDLTFTNKRLLVKIENNKLYLPIQNVSRITLLGFIIALIILIFITNLIAMKATGELITNLKMSKEKYKKQATKDGLTDLYSRTYFNQWIERMYKEEGICDNNLFTIVMIDVNGFKNINDTYGHVIGDDVLKEISKILKGSIRENDIAVRYGGDEFLLVLYNCDELVARRIMDRINEKLNGVDKFDFQISVSYGLKEVRNSIELLDAIGQADKDMYEMKNTVYKKSINKNNHM, from the coding sequence ATGTATAAATATATAAGAAATATAAAAATATATATTATTGCATTTTTGATATTAATTGCTTCTATAACATACATAGGCATATATATTCCAATGAAGAATGAATTGAAAAAGGCTACATTGAAAAATTTTGTACTTACAGCAAAGGCCAATGAAATGAATATACAACAGTTTTTAAATAGATGCATAGAAGGAGCCCAAGGATTATCTAGTAGAAGTATGATAAAAAAAGAAATTATTAAATATAAAAATAGAGATGTGGAGTTTGAAGATTTAGTTAAATATACTGCTCAATTGTATAAAGAGGGATATGATGTATTAGAAAATTCAATAGGTGCATGTAGAGTTGTTGATGGAAAAATTGTTACTCAATATGGAATAGTAGATACAAATATATTAAGTAATGTTTCTGATATGCAAAAAAGACTTTTAGATATAAAAATTATTGGGGATAAAATATCTACTATTGTATATTCTCCAATAAAAGATAATAATAGATTACTAGGATATGATGTGGTATTCTATGATATGGCATATGTATTTAAAGATATAAATAGTGGAGATATTGAATTTAGTATACATGATTCTATGCATTTAAAAGAGATGGTAAATTTTGGAGAAAAAATATATGTGATTGATGGAATAGATATCTTAGAGGGAGAGGAGTATACAGGATATATTAAAGATTTAACATTTACAAATAAAAGACTTCTTGTAAAGATAGAAAACAATAAATTGTATTTACCAATACAAAATGTCTCTAGAATTACTTTATTAGGATTTATAATTGCATTAATAATCCTTATATTTATAACAAATTTGATAGCTATGAAGGCTACTGGAGAACTAATTACAAACCTGAAAATGAGTAAGGAAAAATATAAAAAACAGGCAACTAAAGATGGGCTCACAGATTTATATTCTAGAACATATTTTAATCAATGGATAGAAAGAATGTATAAAGAAGAAGGTATTTGTGATAATAACTTATTTACCATAGTAATGATAGATGTAAATGGTTTTAAAAATATAAATGACACATACGGACATGTAATAGGAGATGATGTACTAAAAGAAATTAGTAAAATTTTAAAAGGGTCCATAAGAGAAAATGATATAGCTGTTAGATATGGAGGAGATGAATTTCTATTAGTATTATATAACTGTGATGAATTAGTTGCTAGGAGAATAATGGATAGGATTAATGAAAAGTTAAATGGTGTAGATAAATTTGACTTTCAAATATCTGTATCTTATGGTTTAAAAGAGGTGAGAAATAGTATTGAATTATTGGATGCCATAGGACAGGCAGATAAGGATATGTATGAAATGAAAAATACTGTATATAAAAAAAGTATTAATAAAAACAATCACATGTAA
- a CDS encoding sensor domain-containing protein, whose protein sequence is MKKGLNRSDKNNLYKTIKERDYINPKREGIKFIIIYAIMYMLLLFLLDTILNSLTFNKSVYEQIHGYKLWIYVFASLIILYPLIYNRISLFKKQIDKIYKGYEDLITNNYKLSYLEEKLKRQFAEVKKHRDALLVSKQRYDLITEGSDDGIWEWNIINDNYYFSPKGRCILGYQQGDLEHKFQTLEKLIHPKDKKGALNKINDYLKSGMGCTYENSYRLKCKNGEYKWILSRGKGIWDNAGNPLKLAGSHTDITEQLKLKERLQKEQLLSNNVINDVSVIVVIWDNDGRIKRINPYTERITGYTEDEVVGKIWIDKFIPKKDKYYMKKVFDTIRKGNILKNHESRILSKKDEILNVLWNSSVLEQKDGKVSEIISVGVNITEIKKLEKNLEKLAYYDDLTKLPNRIMIKKEIDRLINDKKEKSFALVYVDIDDFKHINDVLGHIIGDKFLIYVSNVLSKNVRYPDLISRTSGDEFIIVFREIRDRKEVINRLDKLINVLRRYWRLENQEFFVSYSIGIALYPEHGKDSITLLKNADTAMFSVKENGKDNFSFYSKKIQEKTLNYIDMVKQIRYGIDNNEFVLYYQPQIDLKMGKITGVEALIRWKHPTKGFVPPMDFIPVAEESGLIYDIGIWVFKTVCKQKKRWIQKGYNDLKIAINLSGKQLNRVGLIKDIEDIFTCKNIDDIKFELEITETAILSDMDLAVDLLNKIKTIGIDIALDDFGTGYSSLTYLRKINMDTVKMDREFIKDFENNEEDKIIVKSIIDMAHGLNIKVVAEGIETEEQLNILKEYGCDIGQGYLFSRAVPAEEIESLINAERIYERKM, encoded by the coding sequence TTGAAAAAGGGATTAAATAGATCTGATAAAAATAATTTATATAAAACAATAAAAGAGAGGGATTATATAAACCCTAAAAGAGAAGGGATTAAATTTATAATTATATATGCTATCATGTATATGTTGTTGTTATTTTTATTAGATACGATTTTGAATAGTTTAACATTTAATAAATCTGTTTATGAACAAATTCACGGATATAAATTATGGATTTATGTATTTGCGAGCCTGATTATACTTTATCCGTTGATATATAATAGAATTTCATTGTTTAAAAAACAGATAGATAAAATATATAAAGGATATGAAGATCTAATCACAAATAATTATAAATTGTCTTATTTGGAAGAAAAGTTGAAAAGACAATTTGCTGAGGTCAAAAAGCATAGAGATGCTCTTTTGGTAAGTAAACAAAGATATGATCTTATAACTGAAGGATCCGATGATGGTATCTGGGAATGGAATATTATAAATGATAATTACTATTTTTCTCCTAAGGGTAGATGCATATTGGGATATCAGCAGGGGGATTTAGAGCACAAATTTCAGACATTGGAAAAATTAATTCATCCTAAGGATAAAAAGGGAGCATTAAATAAAATAAATGATTATTTAAAAAGTGGAATGGGATGTACGTACGAAAATAGCTATAGATTAAAATGTAAAAATGGAGAGTATAAATGGATTTTAAGTAGAGGAAAAGGTATATGGGACAATGCTGGGAACCCGTTAAAATTAGCGGGTTCCCATACAGATATAACTGAACAATTGAAGTTAAAAGAAAGACTTCAAAAAGAGCAATTATTATCAAATAATGTTATAAATGATGTATCTGTAATTGTAGTTATATGGGATAACGATGGAAGAATTAAGAGGATAAATCCTTATACAGAGAGGATAACAGGATATACAGAGGATGAAGTAGTAGGGAAAATTTGGATAGATAAATTCATACCTAAAAAAGATAAATATTATATGAAAAAAGTTTTTGATACTATAAGAAAGGGTAATATATTAAAGAACCATGAAAGTAGAATTTTATCGAAAAAAGATGAAATTTTAAATGTATTATGGAATAGCAGTGTTTTGGAACAGAAAGACGGAAAAGTGAGTGAGATTATTTCTGTAGGGGTCAATATAACAGAAATAAAAAAATTAGAAAAAAATTTAGAAAAATTAGCATATTATGATGACTTGACTAAATTACCAAATAGAATAATGATAAAAAAAGAAATAGATAGACTGATTAATGATAAGAAAGAAAAATCATTTGCACTTGTTTATGTAGATATAGATGATTTTAAGCATATAAATGATGTATTGGGACATATAATAGGAGATAAATTTTTAATCTATGTTTCTAATGTATTGAGTAAAAATGTAAGATATCCAGATTTGATATCTAGAACCAGTGGGGATGAGTTTATAATAGTATTTAGAGAGATTAGAGATAGAAAAGAAGTAATAAATAGGCTAGATAAGCTTATTAATGTGTTAAGAAGGTACTGGAGACTAGAAAATCAAGAATTTTTTGTATCTTACAGTATAGGCATAGCATTGTATCCTGAACATGGAAAGGATAGCATAACTCTTTTAAAGAATGCAGACACAGCAATGTTTTCAGTAAAAGAAAATGGTAAAGACAATTTCAGCTTTTATTCTAAAAAAATACAGGAGAAAACTTTAAATTATATAGATATGGTAAAACAAATTAGATATGGTATAGATAATAATGAATTTGTTTTATATTATCAACCACAGATAGACCTCAAAATGGGGAAAATTACAGGGGTTGAGGCTTTGATTCGTTGGAAACATCCAACGAAAGGTTTTGTGCCTCCTATGGATTTTATACCTGTAGCAGAGGAATCTGGACTTATATATGATATAGGTATTTGGGTATTTAAAACTGTTTGTAAACAAAAGAAAAGGTGGATACAAAAAGGATATAATGATTTGAAGATAGCTATTAATCTATCAGGTAAACAGCTAAATAGGGTAGGATTGATAAAGGATATAGAGGATATATTTACTTGCAAAAATATAGATGACATAAAATTTGAATTGGAGATAACAGAAACGGCAATTCTATCAGATATGGATCTAGCAGTTGATTTATTAAATAAAATTAAAACCATAGGTATAGATATAGCATTGGATGATTTTGGTACAGGCTATTCTTCATTAACATATCTTAGAAAAATAAATATGGATACAGTGAAGATGGATAGAGAATTTATAAAGGATTTTGAGAATAATGAAGAGGATAAAATAATAGTGAAGTCAATAATAGATATGGCCCATGGATTAAATATAAAAGTTGTAGCAGAAGGAATAGAAACTGAAGAACAATTAAATATATTGAAGGAATATGGGTGTGATATAGGACAAGGTTATTTATTTAGTAGGGCGGTACCAGCTGAAGAAATAGAGAGTTTAATAAATGCGGAAAGAATCTATGAAAGAAAGATGTGA
- the deoC gene encoding deoxyribose-phosphate aldolase, with amino-acid sequence MNNIASYIDHTILKPETTKEMVRKVCDEAKEYLFSSVCVNPYYVKYAKELLKGTDVNVACVIGFPLGSTLKEVKAFEAMKAIEDGATELDMVINIGALKDRAYEVVLNDIKSVVDIAKEKGLVKVIIETCLLNEEEKIKACELAKKANAQYVKTSTGFSTAGATVEDVALMRKIVGDSMGVKASGGIRDYDKAKKMLDAGASRIGASSSINITKGDKK; translated from the coding sequence ATGAATAATATTGCTTCTTATATAGACCATACAATCCTTAAACCAGAAACTACAAAAGAAATGGTCAGAAAAGTATGTGATGAAGCTAAGGAATACTTGTTTTCATCGGTATGTGTAAATCCATATTATGTGAAATATGCAAAGGAATTGTTAAAAGGTACTGATGTAAATGTGGCTTGTGTTATAGGTTTTCCATTAGGAAGTACCTTAAAAGAGGTAAAGGCCTTTGAAGCTATGAAGGCTATTGAGGATGGAGCTACAGAATTGGACATGGTTATAAATATAGGGGCATTAAAAGATAGAGCATATGAAGTTGTACTTAATGATATAAAGTCTGTAGTAGATATTGCGAAAGAAAAGGGATTGGTAAAGGTAATAATAGAAACATGTCTATTAAATGAAGAAGAGAAGATAAAGGCATGTGAATTGGCTAAAAAGGCAAATGCTCAATATGTGAAGACATCTACTGGTTTTAGTACAGCAGGTGCAACAGTTGAAGATGTAGCTCTTATGCGTAAAATAGTAGGTGATAGCATGGGAGTAAAGGCATCGGGAGGAATAAGAGATTATGATAAGGCTAAGAAAATGCTAGATGCTGGAGCATCTAGAATAGGTGCTAGTTCCTCTATAAATATAACAAAGGGTGATAAAAAATAA
- the pduL gene encoding phosphate propanoyltransferase, whose product MKKELPIALSNKHIHLSKEHIEVLFGKGHELTKKKDLSQPGQFACEETVDVVGPKGTLKRVRVLGPERSKTQIEISLADGFALGVVPPVRDSGDLDGSPGAKIIGPKGEAEIEEGVIAAARHIHMHTEDAKEFGVSDKDRVKVQVGGFRGLIFDNVLVRVSPKYALEMHVDMDEGNAAAVKNCDLVQLIK is encoded by the coding sequence ATGAAAAAAGAATTACCAATAGCATTATCAAACAAACACATACATTTAAGTAAAGAACATATAGAAGTTCTTTTTGGAAAGGGACATGAATTGACAAAGAAAAAGGATTTGTCTCAACCTGGACAATTTGCTTGTGAGGAAACTGTTGATGTAGTTGGTCCAAAGGGTACATTGAAGAGGGTTAGAGTATTGGGACCAGAAAGATCAAAAACTCAAATAGAGATTTCTTTAGCCGATGGATTTGCTTTAGGGGTAGTACCTCCAGTAAGAGATTCAGGAGATTTAGATGGAAGTCCAGGAGCAAAAATAATAGGACCAAAAGGAGAAGCTGAGATAGAAGAGGGAGTAATAGCAGCAGCAAGACATATCCATATGCATACAGAAGATGCAAAAGAATTTGGAGTTTCAGATAAAGATAGAGTAAAAGTACAGGTTGGAGGATTTAGAGGACTTATATTTGATAATGTATTAGTTAGGGTAAGCCCTAAATATGCATTGGAAATGCATGTAGATATGGATGAAGGTAATGCAGCTGCAGTAAAAAATTGTGATCTTGTTCAATTAATCAAATAG
- a CDS encoding methyl-accepting chemotaxis protein, translating into MSKILNSFIAVAPYINDLTFNDIGITITDREKYLLFVAGGNIPQLVETGQMVPEGTVVKECINTGQKIIKKVSKELFGFPYIACGIPIIEDNEIVGSVSFVISIDQQEKLQDLAQELSATFEHLTKSSQSIDNDAAQLSDISKNLSNTSKKSVEQINETDNILKMIENISNKTNLLGLNASIEAARAGKEGLGFSVVAEEIRKLSIDSSESVQQIEKILKDIKSNSSQQEKTIKNITEIIKSQSDAMNNINSSLQELYSSINILVEEAENLTK; encoded by the coding sequence TTGTCTAAAATATTAAATAGTTTTATAGCCGTTGCTCCCTATATTAATGACCTCACATTTAACGACATAGGTATTACTATAACTGATAGAGAAAAATATCTTCTTTTTGTAGCTGGTGGTAATATTCCTCAATTAGTAGAAACAGGACAAATGGTTCCTGAAGGTACTGTTGTTAAAGAGTGTATAAATACTGGTCAAAAGATTATAAAAAAAGTTTCAAAAGAGCTTTTTGGTTTTCCATATATAGCTTGTGGTATTCCTATAATAGAGGATAATGAAATAGTAGGATCTGTTTCCTTTGTAATATCTATTGATCAACAAGAAAAATTACAAGACTTAGCACAAGAACTTTCAGCTACATTTGAACATTTAACTAAATCGTCTCAATCTATAGATAACGATGCAGCACAGCTTTCAGATATCAGTAAAAATTTATCTAACACATCAAAAAAATCAGTTGAACAAATTAACGAAACTGATAATATACTTAAAATGATTGAAAATATATCAAATAAAACCAATTTACTGGGCTTAAATGCCTCTATCGAAGCCGCTAGAGCAGGTAAAGAAGGCCTTGGGTTTTCAGTGGTTGCCGAGGAAATAAGAAAACTATCCATAGACAGTTCTGAATCGGTACAACAAATCGAAAAAATTTTAAAAGACATTAAATCTAATTCTTCTCAACAAGAAAAAACCATAAAAAATATAACTGAAATTATCAAATCCCAATCTGATGCAATGAATAATATAAATAGTAGTCTACAAGAATTGTATTCTTCAATCAACATCTTGGTAGAAGAAGCTGAAAACCTTACAAAATAA
- a CDS encoding flavodoxin family protein — protein sequence MKKVLAIMGSPRTMKNTDYLLDYVLSIMESNHINIKKVNLKDLKISPCTACGYCETKGSCIIEDDMISLYDDFNNSDVIIVASPLYFNSVSSLTKIMIDRCQVFWSSKYILKESSIDRSKSRIGMFISVGGAPYRKDQFLGSTMVMDLFFKAINTDYKYNFLLSNTDKIWVGKRQEQLSYLKDMTKEMLKAID from the coding sequence ATGAAAAAAGTGTTAGCTATAATGGGCAGCCCTAGAACTATGAAAAATACAGATTATTTATTGGATTATGTATTATCCATCATGGAATCCAATCACATAAATATAAAAAAGGTAAACCTTAAAGATTTAAAGATATCTCCATGTACTGCTTGTGGTTATTGTGAAACTAAAGGAAGCTGTATAATAGAGGATGATATGATTTCTTTATATGATGATTTTAATAATAGTGATGTAATAATAGTAGCATCTCCTTTGTACTTCAACTCTGTTAGTAGTTTGACTAAAATTATGATTGACAGGTGCCAAGTATTTTGGAGTAGTAAATATATATTAAAAGAATCGTCTATTGATAGAAGTAAAAGTAGAATTGGAATGTTTATATCTGTGGGCGGGGCACCTTATAGAAAAGACCAGTTTTTAGGTAGTACAATGGTAATGGATTTGTTTTTTAAAGCTATAAATACAGATTATAAGTATAATTTTTTATTGTCTAATACAGATAAAATCTGGGTAGGCAAAAGGCAAGAACAATTAAGTTATTTAAAAGATATGACAAAGGAAATGTTAAAAGCCATAGATTGA
- a CDS encoding folate family ECF transporter S component: protein MISESNKKQVLSTKYLVGSSLLTGISIILTRFFSVIVPLVGLPALRIGFGSIPIMISGILFGPIAGGLTGIVADLLGVIINPQGAFFPGFTLSAALTGIIPGVLVKMFENRLFRRFKFTIINGLTISTFIIMVFGILLSNGILKFNNSIILFYDNIVSNKLFFLVILLVLTMVILPFFISKRNKLDYSKEGYPLDKIIFIQSLTYIIVSLGLNTFWLAMMFNKGYMIFLPGRILAGLIVIPLHSTIIYTISKFFKYIKD, encoded by the coding sequence ATGATAAGTGAAAGTAATAAAAAACAAGTATTATCTACCAAATATTTGGTAGGATCTAGTTTATTAACTGGAATAAGTATAATATTGACTAGATTTTTTTCAGTAATAGTTCCATTGGTAGGATTACCAGCATTAAGAATAGGATTTGGATCAATTCCAATAATGATATCAGGGATTCTCTTTGGACCTATAGCAGGAGGGCTTACAGGTATAGTTGCAGATTTATTAGGGGTTATTATTAATCCGCAGGGTGCCTTTTTTCCAGGGTTCACATTGAGTGCGGCATTGACGGGCATAATACCAGGTGTATTAGTTAAAATGTTTGAAAATAGGCTATTTAGGAGATTTAAATTTACTATAATAAATGGATTAACTATATCTACATTTATTATTATGGTATTTGGTATATTATTATCAAATGGTATCCTTAAGTTTAATAATAGCATCATATTATTTTACGATAATATAGTGTCTAATAAGCTTTTTTTTCTAGTAATTTTATTAGTTTTGACTATGGTAATATTACCTTTTTTTATAAGTAAAAGAAATAAGTTAGATTACTCAAAAGAAGGTTATCCTTTAGATAAAATAATTTTTATACAATCATTGACATATATAATAGTTTCTTTAGGGCTTAATACATTCTGGTTAGCAATGATGTTTAATAAAGGATATATGATATTTTTACCTGGTAGAATATTAGCTGGATTGATTGTCATACCACTTCATTCTACTATTATTTATACTATTTCTAAGTTTTTTAAGTATATAAAGGATTAG
- a CDS encoding P1 family peptidase produces the protein MDKILFNNIEGIAVGHAESEEGITGCSVVLCHDGATGGVDVRGGAPGTREIALLDSTNLVDKVHAIFLSGGSAFGLDVGTGIMKYLEERNIGFDVKVTRVPIVCGAVLFDLNIGNPKVRPNAEMGYNACLNSNNVMKLSGNVGAGKGATVGKILGTERSMKGGLGTYALQIGDLQVGAMVAVNCLGDVIDPNTGEVIAGVLNKEKNCILSTEEILVKNYDNNKNVFNGNTTIGIIATNGIFDKAQANKIASMAHNGYGRTMRPAHTMFDGDTIFTVATGKVKADINVVGMLSAHVMERAIIEAIKGAEAISNYKCYRDIIE, from the coding sequence GTGGACAAGATTTTGTTTAATAATATAGAAGGTATAGCTGTAGGACATGCTGAAAGTGAAGAGGGTATTACAGGCTGCTCAGTTGTATTATGTCATGACGGAGCTACTGGAGGAGTTGATGTTAGAGGAGGGGCACCAGGCACTAGGGAAATAGCCTTATTAGATTCAACAAATTTAGTAGATAAAGTCCATGCCATATTTCTAAGTGGAGGAAGTGCTTTTGGATTAGATGTGGGAACAGGAATAATGAAATATTTAGAGGAAAGAAATATAGGTTTTGATGTAAAGGTGACTAGAGTTCCCATAGTATGTGGAGCGGTACTGTTCGATTTGAATATTGGTAATCCTAAAGTGAGGCCTAATGCAGAAATGGGATATAATGCATGCTTAAATAGCAATAATGTAATGAAATTAAGTGGAAATGTGGGAGCTGGGAAAGGAGCTACGGTTGGAAAAATATTAGGAACTGAAAGGTCTATGAAGGGTGGCTTAGGTACATATGCATTACAGATAGGAGATTTACAAGTGGGAGCTATGGTAGCTGTAAATTGTTTAGGAGATGTAATAGACCCCAATACAGGTGAGGTTATAGCTGGAGTTTTAAATAAAGAGAAGAATTGTATACTTAGTACAGAAGAAATACTTGTCAAGAATTATGATAACAATAAAAATGTATTTAATGGCAATACCACTATAGGGATAATAGCTACAAATGGTATATTTGACAAAGCTCAAGCTAATAAAATTGCATCTATGGCCCACAATGGATATGGAAGAACAATGAGACCAGCCCATACTATGTTTGATGGAGATACAATATTTACAGTTGCTACAGGAAAGGTTAAAGCAGATATAAATGTAGTAGGGATGTTATCAGCACATGTGATGGAGAGGGCTATAATAGAAGCAATAAAGGGAGCAGAGGCAATATCTAATTATAAGTGTTACAGGGATATAATAGAGTAG